The DNA window CATTGATGAATGGGCTCTATACACGCTTCTTCAGTTCTATGATTCTGAGCTAcgttgttttacctttcgagACTATCAACTGGCTCCTACCCTTGAATAGTATGCTGACATCCTCAAAATCAAGGTTCGACACAGGATTCCTTTTGTATGTGCGCCTGAGAAACCGAAAATGGACCgaattgctggtgctctttatttgagcatgaaggaGGTTAAagataactggaagcctaatggtggaacAAATGGATTCCATGTGAAATTTCTGATAAAGAAGGTCGATACCCTTGCTATTGAGAAGAAATGGAGAGAATTCAACGCTCTCTTAGCCGttatgatctatggtttggtgttgttcccgaATATTCCGAATTTCGTCGATCTAACTGCTGTTTGTCTCTTCATGGATCAAAATCCTGTGCCCACTCTTTTAGCAGATACTGATTATACCATCCACTCTAGGTATGGAAAGAAAGGATCAGTTGGGGGTTGTTTACCGTTGCTATATGAGTGGTTCACTTCACACTTGCCTAAAAATGGGCCGTTTGTTACAACAAAAGACTCACaaaaatggcctcaaaggatcatggggcttactgAAAATGACATCGTCTGGTGTCCTACTGGAATGGGCATAGAGGAAGTTATAACTAGTTGTGGCACTTTTGACAATgttcccctcataggaacgaaaggtgttatcaattataatcctaagctagcgctgcgtcagttgggttttgcacttaaagacaagcctttggacaaagagatattCGAATCCGTTTGCTTTGAGAAAGGAACTGATCCAGAGGGATtgaaaaaagtaagaagcgcctGGAATTGCATCCACACAGATGACCAGACTTCCCTAGGTGAGAAAAATGCCGTTGCCAACCAAGCCTATACAAATTGGGTCGAAGAAAGAGTTAAAGATcgcctgttgcctttcccgaaggttaacccATTGTACGAGCAACCACCTAAGGTTCCAAATGCCACTATGTTTGTTGAGAATGGCGCCCAAGTGAATATGGAAAGCACCCAATTGCACGAAAAGAGGTCAAATGCGCGACCAAAACATCATCTTGTGGACCAAATAAGGGTTGAGTTGAGACATGAAGTCAAGGTGCTGAAAGAAGGATCTTTGAGAGTTCAAAAAAGGGCTAGAACAGAAAAAGGTGAAAGAGATACTACTGTTGTTGTTGAGGATCACCAGGAGATCGTAAAAGGGCCgtaaaagaggcagaagagaaacTCAAACGAGAGTACAGAGAAGACTTGAAGGCTTATAAACTCAAAATAGAAAGGGAGGCTAGAGCTGAAGTGAGGAgtctgaaaaagaaactggaagaagagaccaccCAAAGAATAGCGATGGAGACTCAGTTGAAAGGGAGTCACATCCGTACCGCTCGACTAACAGAGGAGAATGCTAAGCTCAGAGGTCGAATGATGGAGGACGCATCTGAGaaggattatctcccagaatgcaaaggatgtgacgaacttagggagtgctgcaagaagctggatgggcatttgtttcgcaaagacgaggtgattcaaagccttcttaaaggaagagatcgagaagcgACCAAGAAACTgcttgatgaaactaagaagtggagcgacgagctcttcagacaaggaggacctctgttttatattcagatggattgatgtttgagtctgtatgtctcgaccaccaccagacttgttagatggggtcttttatttcccttgttgaactatcttgttgatgtatggcttgTCCAAGTTTAAATTcctgttatgaatgaaaaagaactagcttctcttgatacttatctcttgtcacattgttagctattctggatcaatattaaatcttggatactctgaaaatggcacatcacgtcatacgcacacatgcactcatacattcacattatcacattgcatttttcaggttattgtacaagaaactaattggggtccctttcagcaacagatttctgcttcaacgacaaagctgacttccttacatccttaccgcaccagaaacaacgagaagagaatcatggaacaatttgaacagaatcaagctgccctccgtagggatatggatgttatgggggaaagaatgacccaacttatggagactctccatgtcgttgttcaaggacaggatgaactcagaaagagcgtcgctagtttggtcaagGATGTTCCTACCACTTCTATCGATGGACGGAcgaaaactaaagagactcctattaatgagacacttaaagtagtggacgaccaccatgaggttattgatcttgaacatgatcttactgctgagttgactgagactactaagatgtaccaagctcttgaagaacgccttaaggccgttgaggttgctaaaacttcgagtttcgacactgctgctatgtgcttggtacctgggattgttattcccccgaagttcaaggtgccagattttgataagtacaagggagttacctgcccagagactcacattcgttcctactgccgtaagatggccgctcacgctgagaacgaacctctgcttatgcattttttccaggacagtctcactggagccccgttggagtggtatatgaaactcgagaggtctaacgtcagtacttggggagaaattgttgatgccttcttaaaacaataccactacaatattgttatggctcctagccgtgcacagctgcaaaatatgtcacagaaacctgaagagtcttttaaggaatacgcccagaggtggcgtgaacttgctgctcgagtccaacctcctttattggaccgagagttgattgatctgtttatgggaactctgaaagggccgtatcttcagcacatggttagtaatacttctccatccttttcggatgtggtcatcattggtgagagggttgagaactgtgtcaaagccgGTACCATTCAAGGCGTTACTAATCCTaacaactcaagtggtaatggtaagaagccgtattttgggtttgtgaagaagaaggaaggtgagactagcaccgcttctgttgaccaagaccgagctcctgcatattctgctgttccacctccttattatccgatgccttatgttGTTCCTGGtccgtatgtccctcaagcatatgctgctgctcttccacaaccatggatggcaccccaacaacctttcgtaccacaacaacaagctgctgctcctcagaatcgtcaacagaaccctaggcctcaaggtcaaaggggcccgcaaagaacaagattccaagataggcgtatcGATCCGGCTCCGATGTCATATGCCCAACTTCTCCCTCAGatgcttgctggtcaattggtacaactcTGTGAACAAgagtgaatttcattcaggggccccgggccatactattgaaaagtgtagagcattcaagtTAAAGGTTCAGGATCTTCTTGATGACAAGCTTATCTCATTCACTCTTACTGGTCCCAATGTGCAGAATAACCCTATGCATCCTCATGCTGGCGCGATCAATGCTGTTGAGTTATGTGACGACCAAATTCTGGTAactgatgttaatgaggttaagATGCCGCTCGCAATTGTCAGAGAGCACCTCGTGCAACAagaggttttgtgtgaactacatgacttctgtttacaatgttcttctaatccagAGGAATGTGCCAGGTTGAGGGAAgagattcaaaagctgatggatgaaggtattcttagagtggaaagggttgtttctaacaaagatgtggctactctagaaATCCCTTACTATCCTGCTGAAGTGTCGAAGACTCAAGGCATTCCTTTGGTCATTCATGCCCCGAGTACTCCATTGGTTACTCAAGCTCCAAGAAttccgttggttattcaggttccaagtaCTCCTCTGACTCCCTCGACTCCATCTCCCGTTTCCTCTTCCGTGGGTGATTCTAAGGcggttccttggagttataatgctgtaTATATTCGAGTGAAGAAGTATGATTgtccctgtcataccctaatttttgacccccctgagatgacatatctgcaggattttcatcaagtcaaagcaagttcccagagcagcctgacattcaatcgagggtgttcaaagacaagaaaactcaggcaaaggatcaatcaatagagggattagtctctaatacaatcataagactcaaaagcctcattattacacctatgattgattaagacacccagtcatctaagcacaggattactcagatcaacagactagggtttggagcctatcaaggactaaaatcagggatcacctttgggaaaccctaaaaagccccaagagatcattcaaagacatcaatcatcttccaatatctcatattacaagatctactagatatcacacttcaattcaaagtctacagtcattattttcacatggtcgacaaattagggtttttgacctaattcaccaagatagttgacttttaatcagggcatgaatccaaaactcaagacatgattcaagagtctctactacctcaatataatccatttacatcatccatttgaggataagatcttgtttctacacaaaagtccaaaaattcactttgtcaggcaaaagtcaactatatgggatcacctttgacttttaaggtttttggtcaaaaaatgactttcaaatatcaatatcatcaatatatggatattaaagtcatttgaccaaagaaattcaaagaaattcatcaaggagcaaaaagtcgggaattagggtttttgaaggcatggtgagaactcaaaatttcacctacacaactcaaaaaacttccaacatgaaagttgtagatcttgcaaaataaaacaacatcttacaaaggaacttttttcaaaagatcaatcatttatgaagttttggaaattttgaagtttaggtcataaacacttagaaatttttctaagtgttttaacctagttttcatccaactttgggctcatttttcacaaatttcccaaatgattctgaagaagacataaactaatgatttaaagtagatgtttagggctttccaaattgtgttcaaccttctccaaattcaatttgagctaagagttatgcttgttcaaagttggcctcatgaagtaaaattataggtcatggacacttttggactttgcaaattttgtgcaaataacctctcttatggatgctacacgacccataacacatctgaaaccatgccatgcattcattttcaccatgccataagaattgaagaagattctaaaaacaagaacatgtgattatgtaatgattacatttgtgaatttatggcaaattgatgattcacccaaggaatcttctcatcaaccaattagagctcactttgcatctgaaatgtcccctaagatcagatagaatcaatggataggggaagctagcccgaaaatgcatcattgcccgaaaatgtctcttctttgaatttcttcatggctaagaaaccaaactcactacactaagcaagctcaccacagccaattgatatgcatccatttgcctataaatacagaggcattcctcattcaaaaacacaccaaagcaaccatattccttgctttctctttctcttctcatgttcattgtttttcaaagttctttggcaagaagaatcgatttcttcaaaccagagctcatctttgggaagtgaacattctaacatctcaagggaggtcatttgaggtgatccaagcacctggatcacttctgtaagtggaggaacaccattgttgctctcactttggagcatttgcagttggaggtccatggagtaattcaggaggttccgagccaagccaatcatccagacacactcctcaggtcatagtgaagctaaccagatggctgcagctcatttgtaactcaagaatcaacaccctccatgttcacttgaagctgaaatcgagggaggtccatagaacaattcagaaggattcaggctacaataagcattcagttagcatcattgagtctcagggaagctattgagatcattcattcaagcccaggtgctctctatcatcctcacgacctccattttcagaggtaagtttctgaacctcacctctttaatttaagcactctttgagttaaagctcgattctatcttttttagcatcatcagaggattgaaaaccctctatcatcttgcatttattcattttgtttgtcatttaatttcaaatttagggtttatgtgttcttagaattttctgagaaattaggtagctatagttcatataaataaatgttagttacgtatctggattcgtgaggaaatttagaacaagattgatgtttacatcatgtcatttagttgagaaactagagagttaggattttgaaaatccttgagctcgaggaagaagatgactatggccatggcgcgcaaaatttgaatctggggccaaagtttattttattttgaatggtaggcgttccttaaacgactgaacaaacttgccctagtggcctcccatacgcccttagtctcatcatgcctcaagtctggggttcgaatccccctcgccccagactttttgattcttttatttttcaaagatttactacttgttttgaaacataatcaaatgagtgcaagttactaacaccaagcgcgccttggcccagtggtattattttgagtgagtgacctagagggcgtgggttcaaaccttccaagggccaaaactatttttttaacaccaatttctttcatttttctcacaaacttcacacaattaattcacctatcaaattaattcattttcacttcatttttcacacacttgttatttaatatacctattttatgaataaccaaaaaaatcataaaaatattatttatttcatgtattttaattaggtttaaaatagtatgttttaaatgttttcttaaacactttaaaatatatattttcattttattttaacctaattactttgtgaataattttatgataaaaccctatttatttaggtcttaattaggtatagatttcatctttgccttaattaagttgacttttgtcaatttacaaaactgttttcaatctccgatcaaacagatgattaaggttttcaaacaacaaaaccttatatcatttcaatcattttcaactgtttctcataaacagtaaatcattttcaagtgggcctctaatagagtgtaagtcccaaacaccttctcttcttagcttgttttcaaaactgtattttcaaaatcttctttctgttttcaaaatattcttctggtatttgaagggcattattcccggtgaaactcttcagatacctatgtgacctttgtccatcttcacttcttctgttttcaaaaaccattaattgtttatcatatatatatattcaactgttatcaacaaaacaacaaaaattactgttgaggctctgtacatacttcttcaatggcctccactccatccaggttaggctttacaagctttcaatttacagtctttatttaaattactgtcaaatataaattgtgcatatattagtttagaactacgtttgagtataaaccctaggacagttaaactatatatatattataggaatatgacctaagattgagaatgtcttcccggtgaaggctctttcctaattagagatctgtagttcaaacccccaagatgaattattcccggtgaaacatcttggcaaaaaccttagaatccaaaataataggacacatccacccaaagaggaattattcccggtgaatcctcttacccatttgcttagagccaaaataagttcaaaaccacatagctttctcttgtgctataacaaggaccctcgattagcctcctcttgggctttgtacaaggacccacaggcttcttaaaagcatttccagcttcctcttgagcttgtatacaaggacccatcaggttccttataaacataggaacaggtctttagtcaccttttagcctaccctggtgagtttcttccaatttaaaacagactttaaacaagctaagtttgtctcaattttgcattgagtacaccttttggaatgagagacatggacagtctctatcaccctaatcttcatcaatcttccttagcagagtctaggatctatgtttgttttctcctcagcatgtgtcagccttcatcttgggctttaaacaagaagtctccattagataatctttctgccatccttttcaatcataaaattccctggaaagggttagcctccaaagtcaattaaaatcaacctccttttcaacaaaatccctggaaagggttagcttccaaagaaaaacagtcttgtaataaataaaacctcctcagtagagtcaaaaccaacaaaaatagttagcctcaaccttcggcttcatacaaggcacccaaacaataaaactcccctgtcaagagtcagcctcaaccttgggcattgtacaaggcagataatagagtctccccagtgagttcttcatcattcagtagccacaaccttgggctttgtacaaggcagataa is part of the Vicia villosa cultivar HV-30 ecotype Madison, WI linkage group LG2, Vvil1.0, whole genome shotgun sequence genome and encodes:
- the LOC131648828 gene encoding uncharacterized protein LOC131648828, giving the protein MDRIAGALYLSMKEVKDNWKPNGGTNGFHVKFLIKKVDTLAIEKKWREFNALLAVMIYGLVLFPNIPNFVDLTAVCLFMDQNPVPTLLADTDYTIHSRYGKKGSVGGCLPLLYEWFTSHLPKNGPFVTTKDSQKWPQRIMGLTENDIVWCPTGMGIEEVITSCGTFDNVPLIGTKDKPLDKEIFESVCFEKGTDPEGLKKVRSAWNCIHTDDQTSLGEKNAVANQAYTNWVEERVKDRLLPFPKVNPLYEQPPKVPNATMFVENGAQVNMESTQLHEKRSNARPKHHLVDQIRVELRHEVKVLKEGSLRVQKRARTEKGERDTTVVVEDHQEIVKGP